The genomic DNA TGTCAACGCGCGCTTCAACGCTGCCGAGATCGCCAAGAGCGCCGGGTGATTCGATACGCGCTGACGCGGTTGGCCCTGCTTTTGCTGGGCCTGCTCGTTGCCAGCGTGCTTATTTTCTTCTCATTGCGGGTGCTGCCCGGCGATATTGCGCAGGTAATCGCGGGCAGTACCGGTAGTCCCGAGCAGGTGGCGGCCCTCCGCGAACGCCTCGGACTCGACGCACCGCTATGGGCGCAGTACGGCGACTGGTTAGCTGGCGTCTTGCGAGGAGACCTCGGTACGTCCTTGATCACGGGCACACCGGTTACTACCGAACTGGCACAAAAGGCTCAGGTGACTGTTCCGCTCGGCATCATGGCGTTGTTGGTTGCGCTGGTCGTGAGCGTGCCATTGGGTGTCGCCTCCGCGATGCGCCGCGGCAAACCAGTGGGAACAGGTTTGAGCGTGGGAGCCCAGTTTTTCGCAGCGGTACCAGTCGTCTGGGCCGGGATGATGCTCGTCGTCGTTTTTGCTGTCTGGCTCGGCTGGCTGCCAGCACAGGGTTTTCCTCGGAACGGCTGGTCTGACCCCGGTGCAGCATTCCGCTCTCTCGTGCTCCCCGCACTGACGATCGGGGTTGTCGAAGGAGCAATGCTTCTGCGCTTCGTGAGGTCAGCAACGATTCAAGCAAGCGACCAGGACTACGTGCGTACCGCGGCCGCGAAAGGACTCACTCGCAATCAGGCTCTCATTCGGCACGGGCTACCCAACGTGGGACTGTCCATCGTGACGGTTCTTGGTCTACAGATTGCCGGAATCATTGTTGGCGCGGTCGTCGTCGAGCAACTCTTCTCGCTACCCGGAATCGGACGGATGCTGGTGGAAGACGTGGGAAGGCGCGATCTACCCAAAGTGCAGGGAGAACTGCTGGCTCTCACGGGGTTTGTCTTGATCATCGGATTCATCGTGGACCTCGTCCACCGCGCACTCGATCCGCGACAGCGGGGAGACTCCGCGTGAAAGTGAAAAGCACCAGATCGTCTCGTAGCTGGATCGCACGCCTTTGGGCGCTATCGACCGGGAAGTTCGGGCTCGTCGTTGCGGCCGTGGTGACGGTCACCGCAATCACCGCGAGCTTCTGGACACCGTTTGACCCGCAAAACGTCGACATTGCCGTGCGATGGACGTCGCCGTCATGGCCGCATGTATTCGGCACCGATGGCACCGGCCGCGATATCTTCAGCCTCATCATGGCGGGTTCGCGAACGACGGTATTTGTGGCCGTCGGTGCCGGCGTCATTGCGACGGTCCTCGGCCTTGCACTCGCCGCTGCGGGCGCGTTGACTCCGCGCGTGATTCGGGAGACCGTCGCAGTGTTCGTCGACATCCTTATCGCTTTCCCCGTACTCCTCATCGCCATGATGATTTCGGCGGTGTGGGGCGGGTCGCTCTGGGTAGTCATCTGGGCCGTTGGAATCGGCTTCGGCGTCAACATCGCTCGTGTGACACGACCCGAGCTTCGGCGGGTGCTGCAGAGCGACTTCGTTATTGCCGGACGCGCCTCAGGTCTCACGCCCTTCCAGAATCTGGCGCGACACCTTCTCCCGAACGTCGCTCCGGTATTCATCGTGCAACTGTCGTGGGCAATGGCCGTCGCAGTTCTTGCGGAAGCCGGGCTGTCGTACCTCGGATTCGGTGCGCCGGTGACCGAACCCAGCTGGGGTTTGTTGCTTTCGGAGTTGCAGCAGTACATCTCGGTGCAGCCGCTCGTCGTCATCTGGCCGGGACTCGCCATCACTGTCACAGTTCTCGGACTAAACCTCCTCGGGGATGGTCTTCGAGAGGCAACAGATCCAACCCTTCGTCGTTCGACTGCGCGGCGACCCACTGCCGAGGTTCACGAGCCGGAGGTGGTCGCGTGAGCCTCGAAGTGAAGGATCTCACCATCGATATTGACGGCGTCCGCGCCGTCGACGGCATTACGTTCTCCGTCGAAGACGGCGCCCGAGTGGGGATCATCGGAGAATCCGGCTCCGGCAAGTCGCTCACAGCGCTTGCGATCACGGGGCTCCTGCCAGAGGGTGCGGTCGCAACTGGCAGCGTGCGCTGGAATGGCCGTGAACTCCTGAACATTCCTGACCGGGAGATCGCGGAAATACGCGGCGATGAGATCGGGGTTGTTTTCCAAGAACCGCAGACGGCTCTGAACCCCATCAGGACGGTGGGGCGCCAAATCGCTGAATCAATCAATATTCATGAGCGGCTAACGAAGCCCGAGCTCAACCGCCGAGCGATAGCTGAAGCCGCGAGAGTGCGTTTGCCGAGCCCGGACAGCATCGTCAAACGCTTCCCGCATCAGCTCTCGGGTGGTCAGCGTCAGCGCGTTGCAATCGCCATCGCACTCGCGGCGGGCCCCCGCCTCCTCATCGCCGACGAGCCGACAACGGCCCTCGATGTCACCATCCAAGCGGAAGTTCTCGCTCTGCTCGATGATCTCGTCTCCCACGACGGCATGTCGCTCATCTTCATCACTCACGACCTTGCAGTGCTGTCGCAGGTCGCGAGCCGTGGAGTCGTACTCGCCGATGGAAAAATCGTCGAGCAGGCCGCCGTCGCCGATCTCTTGACGAAACCTCAGTCCGCTGTCGCCAAGGGGCTTCTGCGCGACGCGACAGCAACGGTGTGGCGCCCGGCCCGCGCGAGCGGAGCGGCCGATGACTGAGACGCCACTCCTTCGCGCACGCGGTCTGACACGCACTCACGGCAATGTGCGCCCATCTCTGTTCTCTCGCCGCCCTCTCACGACAGCTCTCGACGATGTCGATGTGACGGTGCGCGAGGGAACGGCAACCGGCGTCATCGGCGAGTCCGGTGCGGGAAAGTCGACGCTCGTGCGCCTACTCCTCGCGCTCGATG from Microbacterium endophyticum includes the following:
- a CDS encoding ABC transporter permease, which produces MKSTRSSRSWIARLWALSTGKFGLVVAAVVTVTAITASFWTPFDPQNVDIAVRWTSPSWPHVFGTDGTGRDIFSLIMAGSRTTVFVAVGAGVIATVLGLALAAAGALTPRVIRETVAVFVDILIAFPVLLIAMMISAVWGGSLWVVIWAVGIGFGVNIARVTRPELRRVLQSDFVIAGRASGLTPFQNLARHLLPNVAPVFIVQLSWAMAVAVLAEAGLSYLGFGAPVTEPSWGLLLSELQQYISVQPLVVIWPGLAITVTVLGLNLLGDGLREATDPTLRRSTARRPTAEVHEPEVVA
- a CDS encoding ABC transporter ATP-binding protein, with translation MSLEVKDLTIDIDGVRAVDGITFSVEDGARVGIIGESGSGKSLTALAITGLLPEGAVATGSVRWNGRELLNIPDREIAEIRGDEIGVVFQEPQTALNPIRTVGRQIAESINIHERLTKPELNRRAIAEAARVRLPSPDSIVKRFPHQLSGGQRQRVAIAIALAAGPRLLIADEPTTALDVTIQAEVLALLDDLVSHDGMSLIFITHDLAVLSQVASRGVVLADGKIVEQAAVADLLTKPQSAVAKGLLRDATATVWRPARASGAADD
- a CDS encoding ABC transporter permease, producing the protein MIRYALTRLALLLLGLLVASVLIFFSLRVLPGDIAQVIAGSTGSPEQVAALRERLGLDAPLWAQYGDWLAGVLRGDLGTSLITGTPVTTELAQKAQVTVPLGIMALLVALVVSVPLGVASAMRRGKPVGTGLSVGAQFFAAVPVVWAGMMLVVVFAVWLGWLPAQGFPRNGWSDPGAAFRSLVLPALTIGVVEGAMLLRFVRSATIQASDQDYVRTAAAKGLTRNQALIRHGLPNVGLSIVTVLGLQIAGIIVGAVVVEQLFSLPGIGRMLVEDVGRRDLPKVQGELLALTGFVLIIGFIVDLVHRALDPRQRGDSA